Proteins co-encoded in one Aethina tumida isolate Nest 87 chromosome 7, icAetTumi1.1, whole genome shotgun sequence genomic window:
- the LOC109597528 gene encoding zinc finger matrin-type protein CG9776 isoform X3, translated as MLFICYFLQNQTQPTPPGDVVYPNTWGNSTNVNYGQEEKKEAVAQEMQQQRAQLMTQREEYVKKASVLRRELELLRDQKQDLLSDGSRDRDLDLILKENDKLQDEIHSKLKAIVNVIEMLSSIIKDGKTMQDLEAQLQESPKNNRNSPASNQNEYGHDRVNYVHYDTGLHWCRVCDEFPDTAKKLLVHLQSTSHLENVKKNDAIDTTPWHKLPAEPLLPTHEGAPQKRVPIKGLQFFIAAPSWYCKLCDVWIGDLHCASHHLKSQAHFQNYESFIGQNPQWEVEWLTDRKKALARIGPKDSSDEEESKKKKSRKEKKSSEKRKKKRSKKRRKDSSDSSSSSSSSDSSSEDNARDNSRSIRVAMRNKAQSILEEDLSSKWSVLERLVEEHKKHEEMAIAKEKEKQPEDKLISQWMTVQEAPQKEKDMLGSLKDRMKEKQDRERAKQAEADRKRGEREKIELEQMERKKREARERMEEEEKERKRREQEEYERILDKQRNQVKFKTFRKRRSDSEDDGGQEEEVPTRIRKDSHSDREHHERHRRDSEDSKHDDRKKPPPPPSYKKLPFIGRMPLFKNKKMEEKVEKQKEIKKEEYEKPRRTRFEPGNLPKAFIPKPDVVCFPKLSSIPPLTIPPPPSVKEEEPKPPSPPKISEPQPSAPPPPKIGEQQQNEVNTANNYNSEHANSMMDMYYSEYNQMYAQQQYDYGAATDEGHGVPLSHTLPLEPPPLPPEDDLAMLGICADDMAAQSF; from the exons ATGttgtttatatgttatttCCTGCAGAACCAAACACAACCAACACCACCTGGAGACGTTGTCTATCCCAACACATGGGGCAACTCTACAAACGTCAATTATGGACAGGAAGAGAAGAAAGAAG CGGTGGCGCAGGAGATGCAGCAGCAGCGTGCGCAACTGATGACGCAGCGTGAGGAGTACGTGAAAAAGGCATCGGTACTGCGCAGAGAGCTGGAGTTGCTTCGCGACCAGAAACAGGACCTGCTCTCGGACGGATCTAGAGACCGGGACCTTGACTTGATCCTCAAGGAGAATGACAAACTTCAG GATGAGATCCACAGTAAATTGAAGGCGATCGTCAACGTCATAGAAATGCTGTCGAGCATCATCAAGGACGGGAAGACGATGCAAGATTTGGAAGCTCAGTTGCAGGAATCACCCAAAAACAACCGCAACAGTCCCGCATCCAATCAAAATGAATATGGACACGATAG agtCAATTACGTGCATTACGACACGGGTTTACATTGGTGCCGCGTGTGCGACGAGTTCCCGGACACAGCGAAAAAACTGCTCGTTCATCTCCAGTCAACGAGCCATCTGGAGAACGTGAAAAAGAATGACGCGATCGACACGACACCGTGGCACAAGTTGCCCGCCGAGCCGTTGCTTCCGACGCACGAAGGTGCGCCGCAGAAACGCGTGCCGATCAAGGGCTTGCAGTTCTTCATAGCCGCCCCCAGTTGGTACTGTAAACTTTGCGACGTTTGGATCGGGGACTTGCACTGTGCCTCGCACCACCTGAAATCGCAGGCGCACTTTCAGAACTACGAG AGTTTCATCGGTCAAAATCCGCAGTGGGAAGTGGAGTGGTTGACCGATCGTAAGAAAGCCTTGGCGCGAATCGGTCCGAAGGACTCGTCAGACGAGGAGGAATCCAAAAAGAAAAAGAgccgaaaagaaaaaaaatcgagCGAGAAAAGGAAGAAGAAGCGTTCGAAAAAACGCAGGAAAGACTCGAGCGATTCTTCGTCGAGCAGTTCGTCGTCGGACAGCAGTTCAGAGGATAATGCCAGGGATAATTCGCGGAGCATCCGCGTGGCGATGAGGAACAAGGCTCAAAGTATATTGGAGGAAGACTTGTCCAGTAAATGGTCTGTTTTGGAACGTCTAGTCGAGGAGCACAAGAAACATGAGGAAATGGCTATAGCAaaggaaaaagaaaaacagCCAGAGGATAAGTTAATCAGCCAATGGATGACTGTCCAAGAAGCGCCTCAGAAAGAAAAGGACATGCTGGGAAGTTTAAAGGACCGGATGAAAGAGAAACAGGACAGGGAAAGGGCCAAACAAGCAGAGGCGGATCGAAAACGTGGAGAACGCGAGAAAATTGAACTGGAACAGATGGAGAGAAAAAAGAGAGAGGCCAGAGAAAGGATGGAAGAAGAGGAGAAGGAGAGAAAACGTAGGGAACAGGAAGAGTATGAAAGAATTTTAGACAAGCAGCGCAATCAGGTCAAGTTTAAAACGTTCAGAAAACGTCGTTCCGACAGCGAGGACGATGGAGGACAGGAGGAAGAAGTTCCGACCAG aATAAGAAAAGACAGTCACTCAGACAGAGAGCATCACGAACGTCACAGAAGAGACAGCGAAGATTCCAAACACGATGATAGAAAGAAACCGCCGCCTCCGCCCTCGTATAAAAAGCTCCCGTTTATAGGAAGAATGccgttatttaaaaacaaaaaaatggaaGAGAAGGTGGAAAAGCAGAAGGAAATAAAGAAGGAAGAGTACGAGAAGCCACGTAGGACACGTTTTGAGCCGGGTAACTTGCCAAAGGCTTTTATACCGAAGCCAGACGTAGTTTGTTTCCCCAAATTGTCGAGCATTCCACCGTTGACGATTCCTCCTCCGCCCTCTGTTAAAGAGGAGGAGCCGAAACCGCCGTCACCACCAAAAATCAGCGAGCCTCAACCTTCAGCTCCGCCTCCCCCGAAGATAGgtgaacaacaacaaaatgaaGTTAACACAGCCAACAATTACAATTCGGAACACGCAAACAGCATGATGGACATGTATTATAGCGAGTACAATCAAATGTATGCTCAGCAACAATATGACTATGGGGCGGCGACAGATGAGGGACATGGTGTTCCGTTGTCACACACTTTACCATTGGAGCCACCGCCATTGCCGCCAGAGGATGATCTGGCTATGTTGGGCATTTGTGCAGATGATATGGCTGCACagtctttttag